One Streptomyces drozdowiczii DNA segment encodes these proteins:
- a CDS encoding AraC family transcriptional regulator, whose translation MEDHTATGISARPAPALREYVDSYVGFDLRRLPAGVHRGPPSRALTAVVSLSDPLEVAAGVDDGSPVGRFGGVAGGLMCRSVAIHHDGRQQGVQIALTPLGARALYGVPAAALAHRLVPLDELLGVVAVELVERLRSARTWAARFAVLDEVLLRVVGPVRGVRPEVAEAWRRLVAARGCVRVGAVAADLGWSRRHLTERFRGEVGLSPKTVARVLRFEHAHGLAAARDPLPWGEVAAASGYADQAHLVRDWREFTGRSPTAWRRGEVLLGAG comes from the coding sequence ATGGAGGACCACACGGCCACCGGGATCAGTGCGCGTCCGGCGCCCGCCCTGCGCGAGTACGTCGACTCGTATGTCGGCTTCGACCTCCGCAGGCTCCCCGCGGGGGTGCATCGCGGACCGCCGAGCCGTGCGCTCACCGCGGTGGTCAGCCTGTCCGATCCTCTGGAGGTGGCGGCGGGCGTGGATGACGGGTCGCCGGTCGGCCGGTTCGGTGGTGTGGCCGGTGGTCTGATGTGCCGGTCCGTCGCGATTCATCACGACGGGCGCCAGCAGGGTGTTCAGATTGCGCTGACGCCGCTCGGGGCCCGGGCCCTCTACGGTGTGCCCGCCGCCGCGCTGGCCCATCGGCTGGTCCCGCTCGACGAGCTTCTGGGAGTGGTCGCCGTCGAGTTGGTCGAACGGCTCCGGTCGGCGCGGACCTGGGCGGCGCGCTTCGCCGTGCTGGACGAAGTGCTGCTGCGGGTCGTCGGACCTGTGCGCGGGGTGCGGCCCGAGGTGGCGGAGGCGTGGCGGCGCCTCGTCGCCGCGCGGGGGTGCGTCCGGGTGGGTGCGGTCGCCGCGGACCTCGGGTGGAGCCGTCGGCATCTCACCGAGCGGTTCCGCGGTGAGGTGGGCCTCTCGCCGAAGACCGTCGCCCGGGTCCTGCGCTTCGAGCACGCGCACGGACTGGCGGCGGCGCGGGACCCGCTCCCCTGGGGCGAGGTGGCAGCCGCCTCCGGCTATGCCGATCAGGCCCATCTCGTACGGGACTGGCGGGAGTTCACGGGCCGGTCGCCGACGGCCTGGCGGCGTGGCGAAGTCCTCCTCGGAGCCGGGTAG
- a CDS encoding cupin domain-containing protein, giving the protein MRLVDHERNAPAIDLRTTPVHLGLGSSAKPVEGFAWDPEVLHAYGAAVAADGAEGRIVMIFESDGRGEHWESHPAGDELVICLGGSVTITRDVDGVRDHVRLGPGEATVNPAGVWHTVDMEEAASVLAITATLGTDHRPRTGADPADAS; this is encoded by the coding sequence ATGAGACTCGTCGACCACGAACGCAATGCTCCTGCCATAGACCTGCGGACCACACCCGTGCACCTCGGGCTGGGATCGAGCGCGAAACCCGTCGAGGGATTCGCCTGGGATCCGGAGGTGCTTCACGCCTACGGCGCCGCGGTCGCGGCGGACGGCGCCGAGGGCCGGATCGTGATGATCTTCGAAAGCGACGGACGGGGTGAGCACTGGGAGAGCCATCCGGCCGGCGACGAGCTGGTCATCTGCCTCGGCGGGTCCGTCACGATCACGCGCGACGTGGACGGGGTGCGCGACCATGTGCGGCTCGGGCCCGGGGAGGCCACCGTCAATCCGGCCGGGGTCTGGCACACGGTCGACATGGAGGAGGCGGCGTCCGTCCTGGCGATCACCGCGACCCTCGGCACCGACCACCGCCCCCGGACCGGCGCCGACCCGGCGGACGCGTCGTGA